TATCCTAAATATCCTAGTTTTTGCACGATGTTTTAAGTTGTTGACACATTTATTTTTATAGGAAGTCCAACTTCACTTTAAGTATCGTCAAAGGAGATTTTATTTCGACCAACATTTTTCTGTTTTGATTGAACTTCTGAATGTATAACTTTGAATTGAACTGCTTTAAGTTGCTTTGGCCCATTCCTCATCTCAAAGACCACTTTATTTATCCTTTCCCGAGTGTGTGGAGATTCATCATTCTATAATATATTTGATGTACCGCTTTGGATGATACACATGTTAACCATGGTTCaactttatttctattttgtgTTTCATATGGGAGCATTGGATTTATCAGGATATGCAATATTGATCGTTTTTCTATTGCCTGGATGCAGGTACCAACAACAAGAGCTAAATCTCCAAAGCTTGGTCGAAGAAAAAGCACAACTACTTTGGACTCTGATGGTAACAGCAATAGTGGCCACCAATTAGTTCGGCTAAGTTTGGATGAGAAAGCAAATCCAGGTAGCTCTGCCAAAGTAATTGCTCGTCCGCTTAAAGAAGCCACAACGGAAATCTCTTCACAAATTGCCTTCTCAGAAGACTAGTTTGTCCAGTACAACAAATGAGGAAAATGCATCAAAGGCACTCGATCTGGGATCAACTGTATCTAAAGCAACTACTGAGGGAAAGATAGCCTCAGTGTCATCTGAAGTGATAGAAGAGAAGGCCACTTATCTAATGTGACAAATGGGGAATTATCTCCATCCCAACAGCAGGAGACAGTTTCTAGAGCTGATTCAGGTGAAAGTCAGGCTGACACAGATCGAGAGCCAATGGTTGGAGAGCAAGGTTATGTGGACTTGGTACAATAGCCGATTACATGAAGCACCAAGCAAGGCAATGGTTTGAAGTGGATGTTCATATACAAAGCTCTTGACTTCATTTTGCGTAAATAAAGATGTCTAAAGACTGAAATCATCAATGAATCAAGCATGAAAAATTCTACATCATGGGTTATATGTTGCCTTCTATATTCGGCAGTTTTGGTTGTTTCGTGTGTCACTTGCAAAGGTTGCTGGGCTTGTAGTTAGGATTCCTGCTTTCCTGTTTGAACCACTGTATGTCAATCCTCCTTCACTGAGTTGTCCTAATTTTCGGAAATTTTGGAGTCTGTTGCTGTTTGAGGATCCATGATCGATCGGGGTTTGTCCAAACCGAATGGAAACTTTGTTTTGTGAATTATGTCCATTTTGAAGTTGTAAAATGCTTTTCGTTTATGCTTTTGAAATTAGGGCCTACATTATTTTGCAGACTGAGCATCAGTCAACCTGCTGCACTCAATCTgactatcatttcatgcttgggaGGCAGGGGGCACTATTTATAGTATACTATGATTGAAAATTTCAGAATGGCCATTAACCTATTAATTTTCTTTGGGGGAACGGTATGGTTTTACCGGATTATACAAGCAATGTTTGGCTCTTTGTTCAAATTAATTTGCAAAGTCAGTTATTTGTCTGATATCGTACTTGCTGCAATTATTGCGTTATAAATTAATAGTTCACTCATAACTCCGATATGTGTAATATTCAGAGTGTCTATCTGGAATTTACGGGAATAAGTAGTGaattttacataatttctttGAAGTGATTAGGTGTCCAACAAGTGACCTTAGCTCGAATCAGGCTAGGTTTTGGAGCAAGACTTTTTGAgttgagcatttgattcatttcatctcattttcttaataaaagattttttttttatctaaatataatgtaaaatatactaaaaatatgaaaatataaaggactttaactttttaattcttaaaatttccccaTATATGGCTGTGTCTGTATATGACTGAAGACCCCCACATCAGGCCCAGCTGAAGGAGCAATCCTTTATTCTCTTTCTCTTGTGACAATATTTGACAGATCAATAAGACGACGAATGAGAAACTATTTTGCGTTTAACTTATCTTTCACAGTAGCATTCGCGCTAATGCTAACcatatataaatagatttttttgtGATTATACACTTATTGGAATCCACGAAGTCAAACTTTATATAATTGAGATGCTGAACTGTAGCAGATAAACAAAGATCATGTTCCCACTTTATAAGATGCTGTTTCCAACAACtccagattttttattttttttatctattgtaGCTGAATGTAGACGTCTGATCTTTAATCATCTCGAAAGATTAATAGTTTCttcagaatttttatttatttcttctaaCATGCTAGGAAAATGAAGTTACGATCATTCAGAAACAACAGAATTTataggaagatatataagtcaaATTAGCAGATTAATATCAAGCTTTTACATACATAAACTTCGATCACTTTTATTAATTATGGCACAGAAACATACATGCATGACCTCCAATGGCAGATTTAATGCTACTCCTTACATTGTTTCAGAAAGGTTACAAACTGCAGTTCGGAGCAAGTGAGACCAGCAAAACTAGGGCTtggtaaaaataaaacaaaaacaactcCAAGAGTTGTCATGGCAGACTACATAAACTGCTGCCATGGCCAAAGCCCGTGAAAGCTAGACACCACACTTTGAACTGCCAAAAGCGAACCATAACTACAATGACTCGAGATCTTCAATCCGCCActgtaagaaaagaaaaagacccAACCATCACGTGTAGAACATTTGAGTTCAAAAACGTGGGAGACTCGGTAAAACCAACTATGATGGACGAAAGACAGTAACAAATAACAAAAAGCTTAGCTCAAGCAGAAATGAACATTGCTCAGCAAAAACACCAGAAACCCAGCAGACTAAAACCTTTACGAGGAAGGAAGAAAAGATTCCCTAAAATCCGGAACCCAGCAGCGACTATATTCTCAGGGAACTCCGGCCATGAAGAAACAAACACCCATTATTGGGATTCAAAACCTGGTAACAGATCTCTGATGTAAAGAGACCTGCAAAAAAGAAACAAGGAAAATGGCCGTATTCCCTGGAAAAGGGGACTGAGTACTGGACAATGGAAGACCCATAGATGATGGACCCAAAAACTACACAAACTGCTAATACTAACAAAGGCTATTCTGAAGCTTCTCGAAGGGTCAAAACCCGAGTTGTTGACAATCCCATACTGCAACATCGTTTAGAAAAGGATATCACACCTCCATAGCTGCTCCACTAGCAGGTCAACTGCACCACTGCTGATTGCCTTGCACTGCTGTAGATTTAACCCCAAGAGGGTCTGACCCAATTTTCCAAGTGATGGCAGGCTTTTGTCGGAGACCAGATTGCAACCAGACACAGATAGGATCTGCAGATTGATCAGATTAGAACGAGCAAGAGCTGCAATTCCAGAGTCGGTTATTGTGCACTTGGAGACATCGAGATCACTGAGCAACTGACAGTTCTCTGCAATTGCAACCAAGCCAGCATCACTGATCTTGCATCCATCAAGATTCAGCATCTCTAGAGTCCAACCATGCAAATCAGCCATCTTACAAACAACTTTGTTACCCAAATTGGGACAACCGCTGAGATTAACCTTCACCAAACCGGCCTCACAACTCTCGAGCAATGGGAAAAACCCAACATCTGTTATTCCATGAAGCCCACTCAACTCCACATTCTGCAGTTGAGGGCACAACTTCCCCAACGCAGCCAAGCTAGCATCACCAAACCCCCGGCAGTTACGGATAGACAGCGATCGAAGGGACTCACAAGGTGGTAGAGGAGGCAATCCTACATTTAGGTCCTTGATCCCCAAGCAGTTCACAAGAGAGATAGATTTGAACTTTGCACCACAGTTAATAAGAGAACCAAAAAACCCAAATTGGGTGACCCAGTGGCACTCCTCCAGTTCCAAGCTCTCTAGTGAACCTGCTGCTTTAGCAAAAGACACCAACCCATTATCAGATAAGAAGGCACACTTGCGGAGGCAGAACTGCTTCAAATTCGGGCAACCCTTGCCAATAGCTTCAAGCCCCAAATCTGTCACTCCACAGCAGGCTTTAACAGTGAAAGATTTCAATTTCTGTAGCCCATGACCATTACCCATAACCCAGAAGCCCTTCTCAGTCACATTTGGAAGGCTAGTGAGAGATAGGTCAGTCACTGCCTTGCCATAGTGTCCAATAACGGCTAGAGAGACATCAGTAATGTTCAAGGcctgaagctttaattttgagaGGGAATATGAGGTTGAAGTCAAAAGTCTTGCAATTCCTTGGTCTCCAAGGAGGGCGCAATCTTTGATCGAAACAGACTTTAGGTTGGGACAGCGGCGAGCTATTGCTTGGATACCTTCATTTCCAATGTTTGCACAACCTTCAATGGTCAGATCAGTCAAATCAGGGCAGCCCTTTGCAAGGGCAAGCAAAGACTCATTAGTAATAGCAGGACAGTGGCAAAGGTCAAGCTTCTGTAGCTGGTGACATCCCTCAGCAATCTCACAAAGACCGTCATCTCCAACAGTAGCCAAATTCCACAAGGAAAGAACCCTTAGAGAAGGACACCCACGAGAAATGGCCCTCAGGCCAACAGTAGTCACTCCACGACTGGAATTGCTTCCTCGAATgaaaagcttgcccaatcctcCACGACCAGCAGTTCCAACAGCAATAGCAGCAAGTCTAACATCTGTTGCTTTCTTCCCTTCCAAACTCCTAGAGAGGTATCCACCTGCAACATCCTCATCTTCAACCTCAGAAACATCTCCACCCTTCTTATCTGTGCTCTCATAGTTGAGATCCAATGCTTGGGTAGTCTTGTTGTCACTGATTTCATCGCTGCGGATGTTGCTTACAATTGTAAGCCAACGCTTGGAGACACAAGCGCAGGAACTCCTCTCTTGGCCGCCAGGTAATCGTCTGAAAATTTCGAATAAGCATTCATCAGGGAGAACCTCAATTGATGGTTTCTTCAGCTCAAACCTCTCTCCAGAGAAAACAAAAGGCGCACTGATGCGGGACCTCTTGCGAGAGGGAAAATATACATCCACATGACGTCCAAGGGACAAAAAGAGACTTGATTCCTTGGGGTTTGGGTACATCGACCCCCCAGGGCAAAAATCATCAGTTCCTGAAAACCAAGATAAGAAAACATTGATGAGAACAGAGAAGTACACAAGACGATAATAAGAAAATCCAGCTTAGAAATCAAGTTGTTTGAccatataaaaactttcaaaaaccACATCTCTACCAATATCATTTcgaacaaaacaaagaaaaatgaaaagaaacctATGAATATATTCTTAGAGGCCAAACTTTCGACTCCAGTGGTTCATATGAAGCCCCATAAATGCAAATCCACAAGATCCATGAACTATATGAAGCTTTGAACCTATAACTCATAAATCCATATCATATATAGTCCCACAGACCCGTATATTTCAGAAAAATCAACCTACAACCCAAAAGAAAGCCATCTGAACCTCAAACCTTAGCTGATCCCTTCAGAATAGACCAGATCTACAACCAAAACCCTTCTATTGTTCTCAACATGAAAGATACATAAAACCACAAATAGATCCAGGTAAGAAACACACGTAGCTCCTCTGCAACATCAAAAGATCCCATAAATTAGACAGTTCACGGCCTGATCTACAACTAGAACCCGTTCACGAACTTGGTTatttaaagaaacaaaatcaGCAACTAGAAAACGTAAAGTCAACTGGAGTTCTTCCACTAGATCAACCTGGATCCGACTAATTCACAACCAAGACTCCAAATTCAAACTTTACCTAATCAAACAAATACCAAAGAAAGACCCTTTTGTAAAAATCAAATTGGGAATATATCAAAAGCtataaaaatcatcaatgatATTTCACGATAATAACAAAGATCAGTACCCTAAGCTACCATGTACGTTCTCAAAACTCTAGTCTTTTTCCATATTGAAATAAAGTATAACCTAATCATATCCCATCTACAAACCAAGTTGAACAAAAACGAAATAGAAGATACCCACACAAAAAAAAACGAAGCTAAAAACTAGCAAAGTTGGAGAAATTACCACTAAAAGAAAAGAGCTTTGACATGGGTACAGCTCAAAAAAACCCCGGAAGGTGAAATCTGCACCGTTAGCCGCCCAAAAACCCtccaaagagagaaaaaagagagaCCCGACAAGGAAGAAAGCTAAAACGTCAACGTATGTAGCTGGAAGACACGAATGCATGAGATGGATTGGAGCTAGAAGGACATGAAAACCCTATCAAATAgggtaaaaaaaagagaaaaagaaaaatggaaagtgTGGAGGAAGAGCAAGGAAAAGATGGATGAGCAAAGAGAAAAAAAGGGATGGTTTTTATGATGATAGGAGAGAGATTTGGGTATGCAACAATACACATTAAAATAACCCACATGCAATGTATCTGAGCTAAGAAAGTGGAAAGCTCTGCCGTTTCCTTCTTAATCAATATTCTCTCTCCTCTCTTACAACCATTTCTATTTTCAATACCGCTTACCGCTTAttgctgattttttttttcattatcgtCATGTGTTTGGATACTCAATTAATCTATACTCCCATACGGTTGTTGAATCCTACATGGGAATAAGCTATTCTTAATTTAAATATTTGGGGATAGGTTGAGGATTTTCCATGAATCGAATCCAAATTTGATATCAAGTAAAAAGAttgttactaatttttttatcatttcataattattttttattattttatgtagaaGATTCTATACCAATTACACAATATATACGCCTTGCAATTTTGGAATATATTTATTCCTTTGAGATTGAATTGTGGGTTAGGTTAGAAAACGAGGTGAGagtattaaatttgaaaattaatgcATGTTTAAAGTCAAAAGATCAATACTATTATTGTGGTTTGGGTGttctaaaatataatttagagGAAATAAAGGGGAAACTTCTTATTTTGGACCTACTTAATTAAGTGGGTACATATACATAACATGGTGTTTTTACACAATGCTAACAACCAACCATTCCTGCAATATTAATTCAATGATTTTTTAGGTccattctttttttaataaaatattatattataaattgaattttaattcggTTAATATTAATATTAGTGTCGGTATAAAAAGTTGCGGGTTCAAGTGCGTTTATACATATTTTAGcttcctatttataggttaaaattGAGTTAAGgataattctaaatattgtatTTCTATAAATACTTATTAACCAATCGCATGAAGATTAGCTATTACTTTATTAATTGTTTAGAGTTAATTCATTTGATTAAGATTTTCAGTCGATTAATCATTTTAGATGTGTGATGTggagcatatttaaaatatattatttttattgatgcatatttaaaatatgttaattaaattgtaaacatGTGTGTATTTACCTCATAGATAACTTGAATTTGATGTGTTAAAAACAAACATGTCaattaattttgagaaaatatgttctttctttttaacaCAATAGATTTGTGATATTAATGTCGTAGATAGAaacatgtttataatttaattaaaaatgacaaattttaaatCGTCTAATGTATTTCAAATAGGTCTACCCTAAGTGgagttttgttttttcttctgaAATGCAGGTGTGAGACGGATTTTTTTTAATAGCGAGTATAGAGCATCCGCATTAGCAGACGGTTTGGAAATTGTCTAAGAAATGGGGCTTAGGAAAGTTTGAATGGGAAAGTGATAATTTGTTGCAGAATCAACAGAACTGGGCAGGCGAGGAAGCCTTGGTTTGCCACATTCTGAGGATTTGCTCAAGACCTTGGATGGTTTGTTTCAAATATAGCAGCATAAATCAAATTGAGGCTGGcacatataaaatatttgacAACATGTATTCATCATCATCCCTTCATTGCTATCcttaaatttaatccatttaccttaaatatattttacatcatatttaTATCATCATCTAACATTCAAACCAAAGAATAGATTATCataataacttaattaatatatatgacacattaagaatttaattaaaatactttaaatttttttatcaataaaaacttaaaataataattaagagaAATTAACCCAATTGCTAAAATCATTTGGCGTTGAATTccaataattttgttttaaaacatgtttaaaatatttgtattgcTGTTGTTATTATACACCATGCATATAGCAAAAACATGGACTGTCTTAGGACATGCTTCAATAATGTATTTAATACATAATATTATCGTGTATGACCAGGGGTGAAGTTAGGAAATTTTTTTAGGGaccgaaataaaattttaatttttaatagtatatatgtttataatttttaatgaattaaattaattttttataaattaggagagtcaaagtataattttatatttattaatttaaaattttaaaaatttctaaaaaaacataaataacaatttttgtatgatataacttttgaatttgattatttcaaaATCACTCGTCACTTTGaattataacattttattatGTCCAAAAATAGTAATAATTGTAACTTTTATTATGTTTAGGTCTCTATTTTTACTGCACAAATTTTAGATTCAAATTATTTccgtttttaatttatttatattttaaattaaattaaattaaattaattattgttcAATCATATATTTATGGTTGTAACTTGTAAActcaagaaggaaaaaaaataattgcAACTTGGAAAATACCATACAAGGCTATTAgttaattttaaacatattaattaatattacttgATT
The sequence above is drawn from the Gossypium hirsutum isolate 1008001.06 chromosome A05, Gossypium_hirsutum_v2.1, whole genome shotgun sequence genome and encodes:
- the LOC107958952 gene encoding EIN3-binding F-box protein 1; amino-acid sequence: MSKLFSFSGTDDFCPGGSMYPNPKESSLFLSLGRHVDVYFPSRKRSRISAPFVFSGERFELKKPSIEVLPDECLFEIFRRLPGGQERSSCACVSKRWLTIVSNIRSDEISDNKTTQALDLNYESTDKKGGDVSEVEDEDVAGGYLSRSLEGKKATDVRLAAIAVGTAGRGGLGKLFIRGSNSSRGVTTVGLRAISRGCPSLRVLSLWNLATVGDDGLCEIAEGCHQLQKLDLCHCPAITNESLLALAKGCPDLTDLTIEGCANIGNEGIQAIARRCPNLKSVSIKDCALLGDQGIARLLTSTSYSLSKLKLQALNITDVSLAVIGHYGKAVTDLSLTSLPNVTEKGFWVMGNGHGLQKLKSFTVKACCGVTDLGLEAIGKGCPNLKQFCLRKCAFLSDNGLVSFAKAAGSLESLELEECHWVTQFGFFGSLINCGAKFKSISLVNCLGIKDLNVGLPPLPPCESLRSLSIRNCRGFGDASLAALGKLCPQLQNVELSGLHGITDVGFFPLLESCEAGLVKVNLSGCPNLGNKVVCKMADLHGWTLEMLNLDGCKISDAGLVAIAENCQLLSDLDVSKCTITDSGIAALARSNLINLQILSVSGCNLVSDKSLPSLGKLGQTLLGLNLQQCKAISSGAVDLLVEQLWRCDILF